From the genome of Caloenas nicobarica isolate bCalNic1 chromosome 16, bCalNic1.hap1, whole genome shotgun sequence, one region includes:
- the MLXIP gene encoding MLX-interacting protein, with amino-acid sequence MAADVFMRPARLLGAAGPLSPRTEPDEDSSDTDDGGASPGGGRRCGPRRGQPPGPQIIHSGHFMVSSPHSEHPPKKGYDFDTVNEQTCQTYQFGAARGGGGAGGRLSIDASLTKLFECMSLAYSGKLVSPKWKNFKGLKLQWRDKIRLNNAIWRAWYMQYLEKRKNPVCHFVTPLDGSVDVEEHRRPEAIATEGKYWKRRIEIVIREYHKWRTYFKKRLQKHKDEDLSSLVRDDDVVLWQKRRYGRETPVPMEEGSLLDADMLMSEFTDTLFSTLSSHQLVSWPNSRDIGHLGNADMIQPGLIPLQPNFDFMDTFEPFQDLFTPSRSNSYFPSVSAVSSGTTDSSSHSSQSPVLPSGSLPSTLPAGTLGDGLIASSVPAPVIPDVGTDQCSSIRSGESFIQPPDFTPDSSSLSGPQTFMPVFQAPLPLLQPATQQHPAPLPAVPLNSNLSSSPAAFAAPEAQKSGLCESTVITHTASATLTHNAPATTFSQSQNYVLATQHPGAGVPCNLAFQTAVLQGQPRPQLQSQLTFALPKAVPLASAGTRPKQSQKRVPAPKPETVSLLVKNAFITPAAFQGQSRAVIVTPAPLKREGILTPATSQSNVAIAPPGIVRAPRVTEFRSNILVGPAQRAPSSQQTQSTVSHLFSPSVVQDVLVKGEQISSHSSSSQVPSPTPSRDCQNSGQASPCTSEQSPSPQSPQNSCSGKLATDPSMTAFKNRQKKHISEQKRRFNIKIGFDTLNNLVSPSSKLISHAITLQKTVEHITKLQQERAQMQEETRRLREEIEELNATIISCQQQLPATGVLITRQKFDHLSSMFDEYVRSRTLQNWKFWIFSIIIKPLFESFNWMVSTSSFKDLNQTAMAWLDQHCSLPALRPMVLNTLRDLSKTTSILSDPSRLPEQAAEAVNTMNTTDGDT; translated from the exons ATGGCCGCCGACGTGTTCATGCGGCCGGCGCGGCTCctcggggcggcggggccgctgtCCCCCCGCACGGAGCCCGACGAGGACTCGTCGGACACGGACGATGGCGGCGCCTCGCCGGGCGGAGGGCGGCGGTGCGGGCCGCGCCGGGGGCAGCCCCCGGGCCCCCAGATCATCCACTCGGGCCACTTCATGGTCTCGTCGCCGCACAGCGAGCACCCGCCCAAGAAGGGCTACGACTTCGACACGGTCAACGAGCAGACGTGCCAGACCTACCAGTTCGGGGcggcccgcggcggcggcggggccggcggacGCCTCAGCATCGACGCCTCCCTCACGAAGCTCTTCGAGTGCATGTCCCTGGCCTACAG TGGAAAGCTGGTTTcaccaaaatggaaaaattttAAAGGCTTGAAACTTCAGTGGAGAGATAAAATCCGTCTCAATAATGCCATCTGGAGGGCATGGTACATGCAGT ACCTGGAGAAGCGCAAGAATCCAGTGTGCCATTTTGTGACTCCACTGGACGGCTCTGTTGATGTAGAGGAGCATCGTCGGCCGGAG GCCATTGCAACAGAAGGGAAATACTGGAAACGAAGAATTGAAATAGTCATCAGGGAATACCACAAGTGGAGAACATACTTCAAGAAAAGG TTACAGAAACATAAAGATGAAGATCTTTCAAGTTTGGTCAGG GATGATGATGTGGTTCTCTGGCAAAAAAGAAGGTATGGCAGAGAAACCCCTGTCCCTATGGAGGAAGGCAGCCTCTTGGATGCAGATATGCTTATGTCCGAGTTCACTGACACGCTGTTCTCCACACTGTCTTCACATCAGCTGGTTTCCTGGCCAAATTCCAGGGACATAG GACACTTAGGAAATGCTGACATGATCCAACCAGGGCTTATTCCTCTCCAGCCAAATTTTGATTTTATGGACACTTTTGAGCCTTTTCAAG ATTTGTTCACACCCAGTCGTTCCAATAGTTATTTCCCTTCTGTGTCTGCTGTCAGCTCAGGTACAAcagacagcagcagccattctTCCCAG tCTCCTGTCCTGCCGTCGGGTTCGTTGCCCAGCACGCTTCCAGCAGGCACCCTCGGTGATGGACTGATTGCTTCCTCAGTACCTGCGCCTGTCATTCCTGATGTTGGCACCGACCAGTGTTCCAGCATTAGGAGTGGGGAATCTTTCATCCAGCCACCAGACTTCACTCCTGACTCCTCATCTCTCAGCGGGCCACAAACTTTTATGCCGGTGTTTCAGGCACCCTTGCCACTGCTTCAACCTGCAACGCAACAGCACCCGGCCCCGTTGCCTGCAGTGCCTCTGAATTCCAACTTAAGCTCTTCACCAGCTGCATTCGCTGCACCAGAAGCCCAGAAGTCTGGCCTCTGTGAATCTACAGTTATCACCCACACAGCTTCTGCGACGTTGACCCACAATGCCCCTGCCACCACCTTCAGCCAGAGCCAGAACTACGTCCTGGCAACGCAGCACCCGGGTGCAGGAGTGCCTTGTAACCTGGCTTTCCAGACTGCTGTCCTGCAGGgccagccccggccccagcTGCAGTCCCAGCTGACATTTGCACTCCCCAAAGCTGTTCCTCTGGCCAGCGCTGGGACAAGGCCCAAACAGTCACAAAAAAGAGTGCCTGCTCCGAAGCCTGAAACAGTGTCCTTATTGGTAAAGAATGCCTTCATCACCCCAG CTGCCTTTCAGGGACAGTCCAGAGCTGTGATTGTAACTCCAGCACCTTTAAAAAGAGAGGGGATTTTGACGCCAGCCACGTCTCAGTCTAATGTTGCAATTGCACCACCTGGAATTGTCAGa GCTCCCAGGGTGACGGAGTTCCGTAGTAACATTCTGGTTGGTCCAGCACAGCGAGCACCAAGTAGTCAACAAACCCAGTCCACAGTCTCACATCTCTTCTCTCCTAGTGTAGTCCAGGATGTGCTGGTGAAAGGAGAGCAAATCTCTTCCCACAGTAGCAGTTCACAAGTTCCCTCACCTACACCTA GCCGAGACTGTCAGAATTCAGGCCAAGCTTCCCCCTGCACCTCTGAGCAGAGCCCCAGTCCACAGTCTCCCCAGAACAGCTGCTCAGGAAAACTTGCCACTGACCCCAGTATGACTGCTTTTAAG AATCGACAAAAGAAGcatatttcagaacaaaagcGAAGATTTAATATCAAGATCGGTTTTGATACTCTGAACAACTTGGTTTCACCCAGCTCCAAGTTG ATCAGCCATGCAATCACGCTCCAGAAAACAGTAGAACATATCACTAAACTCCAGCAGGAAAGAGCCCAGATGCAAGAGGAAACCAGGCGCCTTCGGGAAGAAATCGAGGAGCTGAATGCCACCATCAT TTCGTGTcaacagcagctccctgctACTGGGGTTCTCATCACACGACAAAAATTTGACCACCTGAGCAGTATGTTTGATGAGTATGTGAGAAGCAGGACACTGCAGAACTGGAAGTTTTGGATT TTCAGCATTATTATTAAGCCATTGTTTGAGTCATTCAATTGGATGGTTTCCACATCAAGCTTTAAGGATCTGAATCAAACTGCAATGGCCTGGTTGGATCAGCACTGTTCTCTTCCTGCTCTGAGGCCAA TGGTGCTGAACACCCTCCGGGATCTCAGTAAAACCACCTCCATTCTGTCGGATCCATCGCGCCTGCCCGAGCAAGCCGCAGAGGCAGTTAACACGATGAACACAACAGACGGTGACACCTAA